One Fundulus heteroclitus isolate FHET01 chromosome 1, MU-UCD_Fhet_4.1, whole genome shotgun sequence genomic window carries:
- the LOC118556423 gene encoding limb region 1 homolog-like protein isoform X2, which yields METDEVSIREQLFHNRVREAIICVLLFTCLYMVCYLVLTHFKKAAEFVTDDIEDATVNKIALWLCTFTLSVAACAVLLLPISILSNEVLLTFPHSYYMQWLNGSLIHGLWNVVFLFSNLSLVFLMPFAYFFTESEGFAGSKKGVMARVYEAVVLLILLALLVLGIVWVASALLHDNIARKSLYDLWEYYLPYLYSGISLFGVLLLLLCTPFGLSRMFSVTGSLLVKPRLLEDVEDTLSCTAFEEDSLRRKLNCGSPSCWVKLNMEAMRKEYQTVQSRRVALEMRRKASAWQRNLGYPLAMLMLLALTVMCVLMVCFNVLELLLDDTAMPRGMEDPHLGLASFSMFGSLGAAVQVVLILYLMVSSVVGFYSSPLFCGLLPRAKDTNLTQIIANCVSLLILSSALPVFSRTLGITRFDLLGDFGRYNWLGNFYVVFLYNMLFAGLTSASLTKTVTWAVQRELIRAFGLDRLPLTVSRSTIPLKLLLASGLSKIQ from the exons ATGGAAACGGACGAAGTGTCGATTAGAGAGCAGCTTTTCCACAACCGCGTCCGGGAGGCGATA ATCTGTGTCCTCCTGTTTACGTGCCTGTACATGGTGTGCTACCTGGTCCTCACACACTTCAAAAAGGCTGCGGAGTTTGTCACGG ACGACATCGAAGATGCCACCGTCAACAAAATTGC GCTCTGGTTGTGCACGTTCACGCTGTCTGTCGCCGCGTGCGCTGTGCTGCTTCTGCCCATCTCCATCCTGTCAAACGAGGTGCTGCTCACCTTCCCGCACAGCTACTACATGCAGTGGCTCAACGGATCCCTCATCCACG GGTTATGGAACGTAGTGTTTTTGTTCTCCAACCTGTCCCTCGTCTTCCTCATGCCTTTTGCATATTTCTTCACTGAGTCAGAGGGATTTGCTGGATCCAAAAAG GGAGTAATGGCGCGGGTTTACGAAGCTGTTGTCCTGCTGATCCTGTTGGCGCTCCTTGTGCTGGGCATTGTGTGGGTGGCATCAGCCCTCCTCCATGACAACATCGCCAGAAAGAGCCTCTACG ACCTGTGGGAGTATTACCTGCCATACCTGTACTCGGGGATCTCTCTGTTCGGAGTGCTGCTGCTTTTGC TGTGCACCCCGTTTGGGTTGTCTCGAATGTTCAGTGTTACCGGCAGCCTGCTGGTCAAACCTCGG CTCCTGGAGGACGTGGAAGACACGCTGAGCTGCACCGCGTTCGAAGAGGATTCGCTCCGCAGGAAGCTGAATT GTGGCAGTCCATCCTGCTGGGTGAAGCTGAACATGGAGGCCATGAGAAAGGAGTACCAAACAGTTCAGAGCAGACGTGTCGCCCTGG AGATGCGGAGGAAAGCGTCGGCGTGGCAGCGCAACCTGGGCTACCCTTTGGCGATGCTAATGCTCCTCGCACTGACG GTGATGTGCGTGCTGATGGTCTGCTTCAACGtgttggagctgctgctggacgaCACGGCCATGCCCCGCGGGATGGAG GACCCTCACCTGGGACTAGCCTCCTTCTCCATGTTCGGCTCACTGGGTGCTGCTGTTCAAGTAGTCCTCATCCT CTACCTAATGGTGTCCTCAGTGGTGGGCTTTTACAGCTCCCCTCTCTTCTGTGGCCTCCTGCCTCGTGCAAAAGACACTAACCTCACACAG ATCATCGCAAACTGTGTTTCGCTGCTGATTCTGAGCTCTGCACTGCCCGTTTTTTCACGCACACTAG GGATCACCCGCTTCGACTTGCTGGGAGACTTCGGGCGGTACAACTGGCTGGGGAACTTCTACGTTGTGTTCCTGTACAACATGCTGTTCGCTGGTCTCACCTCTGCCTCCCTCACAAAGACGGTCACCTGGGCGGTGCAGAGAGAGCTCATCCGTGCCTTTG
- the LOC118556423 gene encoding limb region 1 homolog-like protein isoform X1 — protein METDEVSIREQLFHNRVREAIICVLLFTCLYMVCYLVLTHFKKAAEFVTDDIEDATVNKIALWLCTFTLSVAACAVLLLPISILSNEVLLTFPHSYYMQWLNGSLIHGLWNVVFLFSNLSLVFLMPFAYFFTESEGFAGSKKGVMARVYEAVVLLILLALLVLGIVWVASALLHDNIARKSLYDLWEYYLPYLYSGISLFGVLLLLLCTPFGLSRMFSVTGSLLVKPRLLEDVEDTLSCTAFEEDSLRRKLNCKRPEGGSPSCWVKLNMEAMRKEYQTVQSRRVALEMRRKASAWQRNLGYPLAMLMLLALTVMCVLMVCFNVLELLLDDTAMPRGMEDPHLGLASFSMFGSLGAAVQVVLILYLMVSSVVGFYSSPLFCGLLPRAKDTNLTQIIANCVSLLILSSALPVFSRTLGITRFDLLGDFGRYNWLGNFYVVFLYNMLFAGLTSASLTKTVTWAVQRELIRAFGLDRLPLTVSRSTIPLKLLLASGLSKIQ, from the exons ATGGAAACGGACGAAGTGTCGATTAGAGAGCAGCTTTTCCACAACCGCGTCCGGGAGGCGATA ATCTGTGTCCTCCTGTTTACGTGCCTGTACATGGTGTGCTACCTGGTCCTCACACACTTCAAAAAGGCTGCGGAGTTTGTCACGG ACGACATCGAAGATGCCACCGTCAACAAAATTGC GCTCTGGTTGTGCACGTTCACGCTGTCTGTCGCCGCGTGCGCTGTGCTGCTTCTGCCCATCTCCATCCTGTCAAACGAGGTGCTGCTCACCTTCCCGCACAGCTACTACATGCAGTGGCTCAACGGATCCCTCATCCACG GGTTATGGAACGTAGTGTTTTTGTTCTCCAACCTGTCCCTCGTCTTCCTCATGCCTTTTGCATATTTCTTCACTGAGTCAGAGGGATTTGCTGGATCCAAAAAG GGAGTAATGGCGCGGGTTTACGAAGCTGTTGTCCTGCTGATCCTGTTGGCGCTCCTTGTGCTGGGCATTGTGTGGGTGGCATCAGCCCTCCTCCATGACAACATCGCCAGAAAGAGCCTCTACG ACCTGTGGGAGTATTACCTGCCATACCTGTACTCGGGGATCTCTCTGTTCGGAGTGCTGCTGCTTTTGC TGTGCACCCCGTTTGGGTTGTCTCGAATGTTCAGTGTTACCGGCAGCCTGCTGGTCAAACCTCGG CTCCTGGAGGACGTGGAAGACACGCTGAGCTGCACCGCGTTCGAAGAGGATTCGCTCCGCAGGAAGCTGAATTGTAAGCGTCCTGAAG GTGGCAGTCCATCCTGCTGGGTGAAGCTGAACATGGAGGCCATGAGAAAGGAGTACCAAACAGTTCAGAGCAGACGTGTCGCCCTGG AGATGCGGAGGAAAGCGTCGGCGTGGCAGCGCAACCTGGGCTACCCTTTGGCGATGCTAATGCTCCTCGCACTGACG GTGATGTGCGTGCTGATGGTCTGCTTCAACGtgttggagctgctgctggacgaCACGGCCATGCCCCGCGGGATGGAG GACCCTCACCTGGGACTAGCCTCCTTCTCCATGTTCGGCTCACTGGGTGCTGCTGTTCAAGTAGTCCTCATCCT CTACCTAATGGTGTCCTCAGTGGTGGGCTTTTACAGCTCCCCTCTCTTCTGTGGCCTCCTGCCTCGTGCAAAAGACACTAACCTCACACAG ATCATCGCAAACTGTGTTTCGCTGCTGATTCTGAGCTCTGCACTGCCCGTTTTTTCACGCACACTAG GGATCACCCGCTTCGACTTGCTGGGAGACTTCGGGCGGTACAACTGGCTGGGGAACTTCTACGTTGTGTTCCTGTACAACATGCTGTTCGCTGGTCTCACCTCTGCCTCCCTCACAAAGACGGTCACCTGGGCGGTGCAGAGAGAGCTCATCCGTGCCTTTG